A DNA window from Verrucomicrobiia bacterium contains the following coding sequences:
- a CDS encoding DPP IV N-terminal domain-containing protein, protein MHSPMNAQGSTRFGCLMAAVFAALVTLPEVRSQTPHEVLLQQAESRFRAIYDRNEFRPQSLRVDWMPDGSGYTVLESVPDAKENVRVRYDTISGERTVLAGSSQQHTSRSGNLSPDGRRILFSDQGNLHVRDLNGDHRMPLTMSAPDGPVSHSHAVWSPDGERIAFVQSDQSGVKLRSELVPGDPSYPEVRQVRFARVGGTIPTLRVGVVDARGKETRWLPIPMPAEGFYLGEIGWAGNSEELLIEKLSRFRNEREFLLADTRTGSLRRIFHETDPAWVDGSYSLNAGWTWIRNGQAFIVLSEKDGWRHAYVYSRDGKELARLTPGEFDIIERAVVEESGGWFYFHASPDNATQKYLYRVGLEGAGTPERVTPWNQPGTHEYDFSPDARWAIHTYSTFDDPPITELVRLSDHKVMRVLEDNEALRRKMQPLIPQPTEFLQLDIGDGVVVDAWMIKPSGFDPSRKYPVLVYVYGEPHAQTVLDAWGKVQSDYHRVIADLGFLVVSIDNRGTPAPKGAAWRRSIFGSLGPLSTEEQAAALKELARARPYVDVSRVAIWGWSGGGSNTLNAMFRKPDVYQVGIAVVPKPQPHLYNAWFQEIYMQTPETNPDGYRRAAPIHYAEGLKGKLLIIHGTGEKNTHLQIVEGLVDRLIELGKRFDYMAYPNRDHGLREGPGSVVHVRMLMARYLIENLVPGPQ, encoded by the coding sequence ATGCATAGTCCCATGAACGCCCAAGGAAGCACTCGTTTCGGATGCCTTATGGCGGCCGTTTTCGCCGCTCTCGTCACCCTCCCGGAGGTCCGCAGTCAGACGCCCCATGAAGTCCTGCTCCAACAAGCGGAGTCGCGATTTCGCGCGATTTACGACCGGAACGAATTCCGCCCGCAGAGTCTTCGGGTCGACTGGATGCCTGATGGTTCGGGTTACACCGTTCTGGAGTCGGTGCCCGATGCCAAAGAGAATGTGCGCGTGCGCTATGACACGATCAGCGGCGAACGCACGGTGCTGGCTGGCTCGTCGCAACAACACACCTCCAGATCCGGGAACCTCTCCCCGGACGGCCGGCGCATCCTGTTCTCGGACCAGGGGAATCTCCATGTGCGTGATCTGAACGGTGATCACAGGATGCCACTGACTATGAGCGCTCCGGACGGCCCGGTTTCGCACAGTCACGCGGTCTGGAGTCCCGACGGAGAGCGGATCGCTTTTGTGCAATCGGACCAATCCGGGGTAAAACTCCGGTCGGAGTTGGTTCCGGGAGACCCTTCGTATCCCGAAGTCCGGCAAGTGCGCTTTGCCCGGGTGGGGGGAACCATCCCGACCCTGCGCGTGGGTGTGGTGGATGCACGGGGAAAGGAGACACGATGGCTTCCCATCCCCATGCCGGCAGAAGGTTTCTACCTGGGGGAGATCGGTTGGGCGGGAAACTCGGAGGAGCTCTTGATCGAGAAGTTGAGCCGCTTCCGTAACGAACGCGAGTTCCTCCTCGCCGACACCCGGACAGGCTCGCTCCGGCGCATTTTTCATGAAACCGATCCCGCCTGGGTGGATGGGAGCTACTCCCTCAACGCCGGGTGGACCTGGATTCGCAACGGTCAGGCGTTCATCGTGCTTTCCGAAAAGGATGGCTGGCGGCACGCCTATGTTTATTCGCGCGACGGCAAGGAACTCGCCCGCCTGACACCCGGAGAGTTTGACATCATCGAGCGCGCCGTGGTGGAAGAGAGCGGAGGTTGGTTTTATTTCCACGCGTCCCCCGACAACGCGACCCAGAAATACCTCTACCGCGTGGGCCTCGAAGGGGCCGGCACGCCCGAACGAGTCACACCCTGGAACCAGCCGGGCACACATGAGTACGATTTCTCCCCGGATGCCAGGTGGGCCATTCACACGTACTCGACGTTCGACGATCCTCCCATCACGGAACTGGTCCGGCTATCCGACCACAAAGTGATGCGCGTACTCGAAGACAACGAGGCACTGCGCAGGAAGATGCAGCCGTTGATCCCGCAGCCCACGGAGTTCCTCCAACTCGACATCGGCGACGGTGTGGTGGTGGACGCGTGGATGATCAAGCCGTCTGGATTCGATCCATCCAGGAAATATCCCGTGCTGGTCTACGTCTACGGCGAGCCGCACGCCCAGACCGTGCTGGACGCCTGGGGAAAAGTTCAGTCCGACTACCATCGCGTAATCGCCGACCTCGGCTTTCTGGTGGTGTCGATTGACAACCGGGGCACGCCGGCGCCCAAGGGAGCCGCGTGGCGGCGGTCCATCTTCGGCAGCCTCGGCCCCCTCTCCACGGAGGAACAGGCCGCGGCGTTGAAGGAACTGGCCCGCGCGCGACCGTACGTGGATGTGTCGCGGGTCGCGATCTGGGGTTGGAGCGGTGGCGGCTCGAACACGCTGAATGCGATGTTCCGCAAACCGGACGTGTACCAGGTCGGCATTGCCGTCGTGCCCAAACCGCAGCCCCATCTCTACAACGCCTGGTTTCAAGAGATCTACATGCAGACACCGGAGACCAATCCGGATGGCTACCGCCGCGCCGCGCCGATCCATTATGCGGAGGGGCTGAAAGGCAAACTGCTGATCATTCACGGCACAGGTGAGAAAAACACACATCTGCAGATTGTTGAAGGCTTGGTCGACCGGCTCATTGAGCTGGGAAAGCGGTTTGATTACATGGCCTATCCCAATCGCGACCATGGGCTCCGCGAGGGCCCAGGCTCGGTCGTCCATGTGCGCATGCTCATGGCGCGATATCTCATCGAGAACCTGGTGCCTGGTCCGCAATGA
- a CDS encoding AraC family transcriptional regulator — MVAAGVLAELFDHAPDLAFFVKDRAGRYVAVNASLIKRHGYRHKSQVLGRCPSDICPGDLGRLPAEQDAQVLRTGKPLIDHLEQQWYLPRKPVWCLTTKLPLRDTAGKVIGLVGISRDVRAPVDPRSIPVELAAALESFEKNPAESVTPASLARRAGLTPPRLARLIHRFFDLTPGQFLTRTRLAAAARLLRETSLVVSEIAHQCGFYDHSAFSRAFHAAMGVTPSAYRKAVRKAPSGREPM; from the coding sequence GTGGTGGCGGCCGGGGTGTTGGCGGAACTCTTCGATCACGCCCCCGACCTCGCCTTCTTCGTGAAGGACCGCGCGGGACGGTATGTGGCGGTGAACGCCTCCCTGATCAAGCGGCACGGTTATCGCCACAAGTCGCAGGTGCTGGGCCGATGCCCCAGCGACATCTGCCCGGGCGATCTTGGCCGTCTGCCCGCCGAGCAGGACGCCCAGGTGTTGCGTACCGGAAAGCCGCTTATCGACCATCTTGAACAGCAATGGTACCTGCCGCGAAAGCCGGTGTGGTGCCTGACCACCAAGTTGCCGCTCCGGGACACGGCCGGAAAGGTCATCGGGCTGGTCGGCATCTCGCGCGACGTGCGGGCGCCGGTGGATCCCCGGAGTATTCCGGTGGAATTGGCGGCAGCGCTGGAAAGTTTTGAGAAGAACCCCGCGGAGTCCGTCACCCCTGCCAGCCTGGCCCGCCGGGCGGGACTGACGCCCCCCAGGCTTGCCCGGCTCATCCATCGGTTCTTCGATCTCACTCCCGGCCAATTTCTCACCCGGACCCGCCTGGCCGCTGCCGCCCGGCTGCTGCGCGAAACCAGCCTGGTGGTCTCGGAGATTGCCCACCAGTGCGGCTTCTACGATCACAGCGCCTTCAGCCGGGCGTTTCATGCAGCCATGGGGGTAACGCCCAGCGCCTACCGGAAGGCCGTACGGAAAGCTCCCTCCGGGCGCGAACCCATGTGA
- a CDS encoding DUF3863 domain-containing protein, with protein MNRETLEALAKVSDLMGGGVRPRSLMAGFLAAANQNYLGTLNPWAWAWVIGNLKEHA; from the coding sequence GTGAACCGCGAAACTCTTGAGGCGCTGGCCAAGGTGAGCGATCTGATGGGCGGGGGGGTTCGACCCAGGAGTCTGATGGCCGGTTTCCTTGCGGCGGCCAATCAGAACTACTTGGGCACGCTCAACCCGTGGGCGTGGGCGTGGGTGATTGGAAACCTGAAGGAACATGCATAG
- a CDS encoding AAA family ATPase, which yields MYLHKVSLRNIRGFETLDFELARPDGKYAGWTVFTGDNGSGKSTLLKAIAVGLLGKDTSRSLQPSFHRWTRDGSAGAASFIQLEIVRMDHDDALTVAGQKPSPGPFPARIEFKNGGRETSIQSTIPPGKPKTYQTPDRTIWSPDATGWFACGYGPFRRVFGASPEATRQMVAPTTGRFVTMFQEAASLAEVDQWLRLLDHKKLENKDAEAEQLALVLELLRDDLMPNRITVDRVDSDGLWLKDRNGVQLAWGEMSDGYRAAAALLADIVRHLIGTYGLDGLTEKTKEGKTVIKRSGVVLIDEIDAHLHPEWQREIGFWLKRHFPNIQFLVTTHSPLICQAADPNGLFRLPEPGSDAHPHPLSDEDYRKVIASRPDTILLSPAFGLQNTRSPRAVEGRAEFAKLQAKKRAGGRLTTDEKQRADQLQLFAAPEEET from the coding sequence ATGTATCTCCACAAAGTCTCGCTCCGAAACATTCGCGGTTTCGAGACCCTCGATTTTGAACTGGCCCGACCGGACGGCAAGTACGCCGGCTGGACGGTGTTCACCGGTGACAACGGCTCGGGCAAGAGCACCCTGCTGAAAGCAATCGCCGTTGGGCTTCTTGGAAAGGACACCTCGCGGTCTCTGCAACCGAGTTTTCACCGCTGGACTCGTGACGGCTCCGCCGGGGCAGCATCTTTCATCCAGCTTGAGATCGTCCGCATGGACCACGACGATGCCCTCACCGTTGCGGGACAGAAGCCTTCACCGGGGCCGTTTCCCGCCAGGATTGAGTTCAAGAATGGTGGCAGAGAAACAAGCATCCAGTCCACCATCCCGCCGGGAAAACCAAAGACCTACCAGACTCCCGACCGCACGATCTGGTCGCCTGATGCGACCGGTTGGTTTGCTTGTGGTTATGGCCCATTCCGCCGCGTCTTCGGCGCGTCGCCTGAAGCGACACGGCAAATGGTCGCTCCCACCACTGGGCGTTTTGTCACCATGTTTCAGGAAGCTGCCTCGCTGGCCGAGGTGGATCAATGGCTGCGGTTGCTCGATCACAAGAAGTTGGAAAACAAGGATGCGGAAGCGGAACAACTCGCTCTTGTCTTGGAACTCCTCCGCGACGATCTGATGCCCAACCGGATTACCGTGGATCGGGTGGATTCCGACGGTCTCTGGCTCAAGGATCGCAATGGCGTCCAGCTGGCTTGGGGAGAAATGAGCGACGGCTACCGCGCCGCCGCCGCCTTGCTGGCGGATATTGTCCGGCATCTGATCGGCACTTATGGGCTGGACGGACTGACCGAAAAGACCAAAGAAGGGAAAACCGTCATCAAGCGCAGCGGCGTGGTGTTGATTGATGAAATTGACGCGCACCTCCACCCCGAATGGCAGCGCGAGATCGGCTTCTGGCTCAAACGGCATTTTCCCAACATCCAGTTTCTCGTCACCACCCATAGTCCTTTGATCTGTCAGGCGGCGGATCCCAACGGGCTGTTTAGGCTTCCAGAACCGGGCAGCGACGCCCATCCCCACCCATTGTCAGATGAGGATTATCGCAAGGTGATTGCCTCGCGCCCCGACACCATCCTGCTCTCACCGGCGTTCGGTCTGCAGAACACGCGGTCTCCCCGAGCCGTCGAAGGCCGCGCTGAGTTCGCGAAGCTGCAAGCCAAGAAGCGCGCCGGTGGCAGGTTGACCACAGACGAGAAGCAGCGCGCGGATCAACTTCAACTCTTCGCCGCTCCCGAGGAGGAGACTTGA
- a CDS encoding HNH endonuclease yields MAGNRQRCMYCGDSHGTDIEHFWPKRHHPDRMFRWLNLLLCCTECGRFKGDDFPLAGGTPLLVDPTAENPWEFLDFDPATGNVVARFDPAVNDWTSKGTKTVKALHLDSREALAAGYQQTHRRLKARVEAALQEPAPDASALANALRDTDDHGLLGWHFTGTGQNEEPFASLRQNHPDVWQHCLQTLA; encoded by the coding sequence ATGGCCGGCAACCGCCAGCGGTGCATGTATTGCGGCGATTCGCATGGCACCGACATCGAACACTTCTGGCCCAAGCGGCATCATCCCGATCGCATGTTCCGCTGGCTGAATCTCCTCCTGTGTTGCACGGAATGCGGGCGCTTCAAGGGTGATGATTTCCCGTTGGCTGGCGGCACGCCGCTCCTGGTGGACCCGACCGCGGAGAACCCGTGGGAATTCCTCGATTTCGACCCCGCCACCGGCAATGTCGTCGCCCGCTTTGACCCGGCGGTCAATGACTGGACATCGAAGGGCACGAAGACCGTCAAGGCGCTCCACTTGGATAGCCGCGAAGCCCTGGCCGCCGGTTACCAGCAGACGCACCGGCGCTTGAAAGCGCGTGTCGAAGCCGCGCTCCAGGAACCCGCCCCGGATGCCAGCGCGCTGGCAAACGCGCTGCGCGATACGGACGACCACGGATTGCTCGGCTGGCATTTTACCGGCACCGGCCAGAACGAGGAACCTTTTGCCAGTCTTCGCCAGAACCATCCCGACGTCTGGCAGCACTGCCTCCAAACCCTTGCGTGA